The Frondihabitans australicus genome includes a region encoding these proteins:
- a CDS encoding aldehyde dehydrogenase family protein: MATVVDDLRQTFDTGLTKPYAWRVAQLRALRALLVDRGDEIERTLWLDLHKNGDEARLTEIDVVVAEIDHTLKHLREWLRPTRVPVPLLVAPATAQVVREPLGVVLIVAPWNYPVQLLLAPLVGALAAGCAVVLKPSELAPATSALLARLVGELLDGRAVRVVEGGVDETTALLEQRFDHVFFTGSERVGRIVYAAAAKQLTPVTLELGGKSPVWVDDTTDLEVAARRIAWAKFMNAGQTCVAPDYLLATESVAARLVPLIGAAVRRFYGDDPRASTSYGRLVSDEAFERLSGLLRPIQQGAGAARLALGGDSDAATRYLAPTVVTGVTFDDELMAAELFGPILPVVTVASLDDALEAIRSRPKPLALYAFTEDDRSRRRILTLTSSGAVAFNAPSAHLAVPGLPFGGVGPSGIGAYHGERSLDVFSHEKAVLSKPLHPDTLAVAYPPFTARKDSVVRRVLGRLR, encoded by the coding sequence ATGGCAACGGTCGTCGACGATCTTCGCCAGACGTTCGACACGGGCCTCACGAAGCCGTACGCCTGGCGCGTCGCGCAGCTGCGCGCCCTGAGGGCTCTGCTCGTCGACCGGGGCGACGAGATCGAGCGCACCCTGTGGCTCGACCTGCACAAGAACGGCGACGAGGCGCGGCTCACCGAGATCGACGTGGTGGTCGCCGAGATCGACCACACGCTCAAGCACCTGCGCGAGTGGCTCCGGCCGACGCGGGTGCCGGTCCCGTTGCTGGTCGCCCCGGCGACGGCCCAGGTCGTGCGAGAGCCGCTCGGCGTCGTCCTGATCGTCGCGCCGTGGAACTATCCGGTGCAGCTGCTGCTCGCCCCGCTCGTCGGCGCCCTGGCCGCAGGCTGCGCGGTGGTGCTGAAGCCGAGCGAGCTGGCTCCTGCGACCTCGGCGCTTCTCGCACGCCTGGTCGGCGAACTGCTCGACGGCCGGGCCGTGCGCGTCGTCGAAGGCGGCGTCGACGAGACCACCGCGCTGCTCGAGCAGCGGTTCGACCACGTCTTCTTCACGGGGTCCGAGCGGGTCGGCAGGATCGTGTACGCCGCCGCGGCGAAGCAGCTCACCCCGGTCACGCTCGAGCTGGGCGGGAAGTCGCCGGTCTGGGTCGACGACACCACCGACCTCGAAGTCGCCGCGCGACGCATCGCCTGGGCGAAGTTCATGAACGCCGGGCAGACCTGCGTGGCGCCCGACTACCTGCTCGCCACCGAGTCCGTCGCGGCGAGGCTCGTGCCGCTGATCGGGGCGGCGGTGCGGCGGTTCTACGGCGACGATCCGCGCGCGAGCACGAGCTACGGCCGCCTCGTGAGCGACGAGGCGTTCGAGCGGCTGTCGGGACTCCTGCGACCGATCCAGCAGGGCGCAGGAGCAGCGAGACTCGCCCTCGGCGGAGACTCCGACGCCGCGACCCGCTACCTCGCCCCCACCGTGGTGACCGGGGTGACGTTCGACGACGAGCTGATGGCCGCCGAGCTGTTCGGGCCGATCCTGCCCGTGGTCACGGTCGCCTCGCTGGACGACGCCCTCGAGGCGATCCGCTCTCGGCCGAAGCCGCTGGCCCTGTACGCGTTCACCGAGGACGACCGGTCGCGTCGCAGGATCCTCACCCTCACCTCCTCGGGAGCAGTCGCGTTCAACGCCCCCAGCGCGCACCTCGCGGTGCCCGGCCTGCCGTTCGGAGGGGTCGGCCCCAGCGGCATCGGCGCGTACCACGGCGAGCGGAGCCTCGACGTCTTCAGCCACGAGAAGGCGGTGCTCTCGAAGCCGCTGCACCCCGACACCCTCGCGGTGGCGTATCCGCCGTTCACGGCGCGGAAGGACTCGGTGGTGCGGAGGGTGCTCGGGCGGCTGCGCTAG
- a CDS encoding TetR/AcrR family transcriptional regulator — protein MTATAADLVDELARSGAGAEALTLAAVADRLGVKIPSLYKHVAGLPALQRGLMLRAKLSLGDAMRSAAVGRSGDDAVAAVAHAYRGWAAEHPGQYSFTWAAGDPADEANLEASERVLTLIVAMLGAYDLSGDDALDAIRFFRATLHGFVSLETGGGYGMPLDIDRSFERLVAATVAALRAWGRTA, from the coding sequence GTGACAGCCACAGCGGCCGACCTCGTCGACGAGCTCGCGCGATCGGGCGCAGGAGCAGAGGCGCTCACCCTCGCCGCCGTGGCCGACCGCCTCGGCGTGAAGATCCCGTCACTCTACAAGCACGTGGCCGGCCTCCCGGCCCTGCAGCGCGGCCTCATGCTGCGGGCGAAGCTCTCTCTGGGAGACGCCATGCGGAGCGCCGCGGTGGGCCGGTCGGGCGACGACGCGGTGGCCGCGGTCGCTCACGCCTACCGGGGGTGGGCGGCGGAGCACCCCGGGCAGTACTCGTTCACGTGGGCGGCCGGGGATCCTGCCGACGAAGCGAACCTCGAGGCGAGCGAGCGGGTGCTGACCCTGATCGTGGCGATGCTCGGCGCCTACGACCTCTCGGGCGACGATGCTCTCGACGCGATCAGGTTCTTCCGGGCGACGCTGCACGGATTCGTGTCGCTCGAGACCGGCGGCGGGTACGGCATGCCGCTCGACATCGATCGCAGCTTCGAGCGGCTGGTCGCCGCGACCGTCGCCGCCCTGCGGGCCTGGGGTCGCACCGCCTGA
- a CDS encoding cation:proton antiporter codes for MELLIIGVLGLVAIAAATAFEPRIGIATPLLLTLLGIGVSLLPISQGLHVDRIDPEWILAGVLPPLLYSSSVAMPTMNFRREFGAIGGLSVALVIVSAVLLGLFFHLVIPGLPLAWAIALGAIISPTDAVATGIIKKVGVSSRVTAILEGESLLNDATALVTLKSAIAAVAAGFQFGGAIGTFAYSVAVAVAIGWAVGLLNLYTRRRVQDATVNTAISIAAPFVASIPAEMLQASGLVAAVVAGLVTGTLAPRLLSPQHRLSDAQNWRTIELVLEGALFLVTGLQMTGLAAKLSGESTGVAAAIGIAAGALVLTILIRAAYVGPLLFLLRKNAQRGEALKERITSMQAKIASGGAITADDRITRKSLAAGEQKAIEAPASATPPQPSIAAAQTSATAGTTGSQEPGDTPADESLLPSRAARPERRARTDRTQRGEARMPSPSRMAQFNARLRRGLADIEYFLQAPLGWKEGTILVWAGMRGAVTLAAAETLGASAPHQALLVFLAFVVAVGSLLLQGGTIGWLVGLLKPAKQDPALALDERTKLFEMMRSTANDVLDGADPNTLDRDGRLKILHAQRAALLDARDDGTFSADMLGYVLESLDADEIAISMRGGPGT; via the coding sequence ATGGAACTGCTCATCATCGGCGTCCTCGGCCTCGTCGCCATCGCCGCCGCGACGGCGTTCGAGCCCCGGATAGGCATCGCCACGCCGCTGCTGCTGACCCTGCTCGGCATCGGCGTGAGCCTCCTGCCGATCTCGCAGGGCCTGCACGTCGACCGGATCGACCCGGAGTGGATCCTGGCAGGGGTCCTGCCCCCGCTGCTGTACTCGTCGTCAGTGGCGATGCCGACGATGAACTTCCGGCGCGAGTTCGGTGCCATCGGCGGGCTGAGCGTGGCGCTCGTGATCGTGTCGGCCGTGCTCCTGGGCCTGTTCTTCCACCTCGTGATCCCGGGGCTGCCGCTGGCGTGGGCGATCGCTCTGGGGGCGATCATCAGCCCGACCGACGCGGTGGCGACCGGCATCATCAAGAAGGTCGGGGTCTCGTCGCGTGTCACGGCGATCCTCGAGGGCGAGAGCCTGCTCAACGACGCGACCGCGCTGGTCACCCTGAAGTCGGCGATCGCCGCCGTGGCCGCCGGTTTCCAGTTCGGCGGCGCGATCGGCACGTTCGCGTACTCCGTCGCCGTGGCCGTGGCGATCGGGTGGGCCGTCGGCCTCCTCAACCTCTACACGCGGCGTCGGGTGCAGGATGCGACGGTCAACACGGCGATCTCGATCGCGGCGCCCTTCGTGGCCTCGATCCCCGCAGAGATGCTGCAGGCGTCCGGTCTCGTGGCGGCCGTCGTCGCCGGGCTCGTGACGGGCACCCTCGCGCCGCGTCTGCTCTCCCCGCAGCACCGGCTCTCCGACGCGCAGAACTGGCGCACGATCGAGCTCGTGCTCGAGGGCGCGCTCTTCCTCGTGACGGGGCTGCAGATGACGGGGCTCGCGGCGAAGCTGTCGGGCGAGTCGACCGGCGTCGCGGCGGCCATCGGCATCGCGGCGGGGGCGCTGGTGCTCACGATCCTGATCCGGGCCGCGTACGTCGGCCCGCTGCTCTTCCTGCTGCGCAAGAACGCGCAGCGCGGCGAGGCGCTCAAGGAGCGCATCACCAGCATGCAGGCCAAGATCGCCTCCGGCGGCGCGATCACCGCAGACGACCGCATCACCCGCAAGAGCCTCGCCGCCGGCGAGCAGAAGGCGATCGAGGCGCCGGCGAGCGCGACGCCCCCGCAGCCGTCGATCGCGGCCGCGCAGACGTCGGCCACGGCGGGCACGACCGGGTCGCAGGAGCCGGGCGACACCCCCGCCGACGAGTCGCTCCTCCCCTCCCGCGCCGCCCGCCCCGAGCGCCGGGCCCGCACCGACCGCACGCAGCGGGGCGAGGCGCGCATGCCGAGCCCCTCGCGGATGGCGCAGTTCAACGCCCGCCTCCGTCGCGGCCTCGCCGACATCGAGTACTTCCTGCAGGCGCCGCTCGGCTGGAAGGAGGGCACGATCCTCGTCTGGGCCGGCATGCGCGGCGCCGTGACGCTGGCCGCCGCCGAGACACTCGGGGCATCGGCGCCACACCAGGCTCTGCTGGTGTTTCTCGCGTTCGTCGTGGCGGTCGGGTCGCTCCTGCTGCAGGGCGGCACCATCGGCTGGCTGGTCGGCCTGCTCAAGCCGGCGAAGCAGGATCCGGCGCTGGCACTCGACGAACGCACGAAGCTCTTCGAGATGATGCGGTCGACCGCGAACGACGTGCTCGACGGCGCCGATCCGAACACGCTGGACCGCGACGGGCGGCTGAAGATCCTGCACGCCCAGCGCGCGGCCCTGCTCGACGCCCGCGACGACGGCACCTTCTCGGCCGACATGCTCGGCTACGTGCTCGAGTCGCTCGATGCGGACGAGATCGCGATCTCGATGCGCGGCGGCCCCGGCACGTAG
- a CDS encoding PRC-barrel domain-containing protein: MFEAENLRDWIGESVLDQDGDKVGTLESVYFDTATDTPAFATVQAGLIDRKLLFVPLNDAVVGPKWLKVKYGKKLIKDAPSIPTDGELEAAAEPAVFEHYKLPYQTGSGGERRLGRR; encoded by the coding sequence GTGTTCGAGGCTGAGAATCTGCGCGATTGGATCGGCGAGAGCGTCCTCGACCAGGACGGCGACAAGGTCGGCACGCTCGAGAGCGTCTACTTCGACACGGCGACCGACACCCCCGCGTTCGCGACGGTGCAGGCGGGCCTCATCGACCGGAAGCTCCTCTTCGTGCCGCTGAACGACGCGGTCGTCGGCCCCAAGTGGCTCAAGGTCAAGTACGGCAAGAAGCTCATCAAGGACGCCCCGTCGATCCCCACCGACGGCGAGCTCGAGGCCGCGGCCGAGCCGGCCGTGTTCGAGCACTACAAGCTGCCCTACCAGACCGGCTCCGGCGGCGAACGCCGCCTCGGCCGCCGCTGA
- a CDS encoding NAD(P)/FAD-dependent oxidoreductase, translating to MTPQAGSELRDSATQGSPGDTRPHVVIVGGGFAGIATLKALKHAPVRVTLIDRHVYNMFQPLMYQVATGGLNAGDVTYFLRSLRNRQPNANFQHGLLKRIDTENRVITLADGEEISFDALVLANGVNTNYFGTPGAKQYAKSMYSRSQALRIRDELFTQLEKAAVREGNTTEVRVVIVGGGSTGVEMAGALAELRDQALVTAYPEIDRKSITITLVHRSAELLKPFAPRLRRYAAESLRRRGVELRLNTGVAEVLADGVKTTDGEVIPGELVIWATGVTAHGEVNEWGLEQGQGGRILVGSDLRVKGHDRIFAVGDIALTPKPLDQLAQPALQGGVHVAEQIQRILEGKPTRTFRYHDRGTMATIGRHAAVAQLRGGITLTGVPAWYTWILIHIYSLLGNSNRITTMAHFVSRYAWFAYRKAVPIVGDVRPVKKHGDRVEEVFAATESRA from the coding sequence ATGACGCCACAGGCCGGCAGCGAACTGCGAGACAGCGCGACGCAGGGGTCCCCGGGCGACACCCGTCCGCACGTCGTCATCGTCGGGGGCGGCTTCGCCGGCATCGCCACTCTCAAGGCGCTGAAGCACGCACCGGTCCGTGTGACGCTTATCGACCGCCACGTCTACAACATGTTCCAGCCGCTCATGTACCAGGTCGCCACGGGCGGCCTCAACGCCGGCGATGTCACGTACTTCCTCCGCAGTCTGCGCAACCGTCAGCCGAACGCGAACTTCCAGCACGGCCTCCTCAAGCGGATCGACACCGAGAACCGCGTCATCACGCTGGCCGACGGCGAGGAGATCTCGTTCGACGCCCTCGTGCTCGCCAACGGCGTCAACACCAACTACTTCGGCACGCCGGGCGCCAAGCAGTACGCGAAGTCGATGTACTCCAGGTCGCAGGCGCTCCGGATCCGCGACGAGCTCTTCACCCAGCTCGAGAAGGCCGCCGTACGCGAGGGCAACACGACCGAGGTCCGCGTCGTCATCGTCGGCGGCGGCTCGACCGGCGTCGAGATGGCCGGCGCTCTCGCCGAGCTCCGCGACCAGGCCCTCGTCACGGCCTACCCCGAGATCGACCGCAAGAGCATCACGATCACCCTCGTGCACCGCAGCGCCGAGCTGCTCAAGCCGTTCGCACCGCGCCTGCGCCGGTACGCGGCGGAGAGCCTGCGGCGCCGTGGTGTCGAGCTCCGGCTGAACACCGGTGTCGCCGAGGTGCTCGCCGACGGGGTGAAGACGACGGACGGCGAGGTGATCCCGGGCGAGCTGGTCATCTGGGCGACCGGCGTCACCGCCCACGGCGAGGTCAACGAGTGGGGTCTCGAGCAGGGGCAGGGCGGCCGGATCCTGGTCGGCTCCGACCTGCGCGTGAAGGGCCACGACCGGATCTTCGCCGTCGGCGACATCGCGCTCACGCCGAAGCCGCTCGACCAGCTCGCGCAGCCGGCGCTGCAGGGCGGCGTGCACGTGGCCGAGCAGATCCAGCGGATCCTGGAGGGTAAGCCGACGCGCACCTTCCGCTACCACGACCGCGGCACCATGGCGACGATCGGGCGGCACGCGGCCGTCGCCCAGCTGCGCGGCGGCATCACGCTGACCGGCGTGCCGGCGTGGTACACGTGGATCCTGATCCACATCTACAGCCTCCTCGGCAACAGCAACCGCATCACGACGATGGCGCACTTCGTCTCGCGCTACGCCTGGTTCGCCTACCGCAAGGCCGTGCCGATCGTGGGTGACGTGCGGCCGGTCAAGAAGCACGGCGACCGCGTCGAAGAGGTCTTCGCGGCCACCGAGTCGCGCGCCTAG
- a CDS encoding Rv2578c family radical SAM protein codes for MRWSGQRVDAVEAGALPGLERVSGLVRSVRTPEFAGITFHEVLAKSALNHVPDTARMLPGEWTINPYRGCSHACIYCYARPTHEHLGMGLGTDFETQIVVKTNVAEVLRTELAKKRTLPDRVALGTNTDPYQRAEGRYRLMPGIIEALAGAGVDFSILTKGSLIRRDLDLLVQASRKVDVQLGLSIAVVDDELQHLMEPGTPSASARLATVRAIRDAGLDCTVFAAPFLPGLTDSAEQIDELLAAIEGAGATNVLPTLLYLQPGVKELYLAWVDREHPHLSAGYRRIYRDGTRASREYAGEFHARLRPAMLRHGFRLPGPEVHDLFALHGRRGKGSEAPAPRAAAPTLF; via the coding sequence ATCCGCTGGTCGGGCCAGCGCGTCGACGCCGTCGAGGCCGGCGCGCTGCCAGGGCTCGAGCGAGTCAGCGGCCTGGTGCGCAGCGTGCGGACGCCCGAGTTCGCCGGCATCACCTTCCACGAGGTGCTCGCGAAGTCCGCCCTCAACCACGTGCCCGACACCGCGAGGATGCTGCCCGGCGAGTGGACCATCAACCCCTACCGCGGCTGCTCTCACGCCTGCATCTACTGCTACGCCAGACCGACGCACGAGCACCTCGGCATGGGTCTCGGCACCGACTTCGAGACGCAGATCGTCGTCAAGACGAACGTCGCCGAGGTGCTCCGCACCGAGCTGGCGAAGAAGCGCACGCTGCCCGACCGCGTCGCACTCGGCACCAACACCGACCCCTACCAGCGGGCCGAGGGGCGCTACCGCCTCATGCCGGGGATCATCGAGGCCCTGGCGGGGGCCGGTGTCGACTTCTCGATCCTGACCAAGGGGTCGCTGATCCGTCGCGACCTCGACCTGCTGGTGCAGGCGAGCCGGAAGGTCGACGTGCAACTGGGGCTCTCGATCGCGGTCGTCGACGACGAGCTGCAGCACCTCATGGAGCCGGGCACGCCGAGCGCTTCGGCCCGGCTCGCGACCGTGCGGGCGATCCGCGACGCGGGGCTCGACTGCACTGTGTTCGCCGCGCCCTTCCTTCCCGGCCTCACCGACTCGGCCGAGCAGATCGACGAGCTGCTCGCCGCGATCGAGGGCGCCGGCGCCACCAACGTCCTGCCGACGCTCCTCTACCTCCAGCCGGGCGTCAAAGAGCTCTACCTCGCCTGGGTCGACCGCGAGCACCCGCACCTGTCGGCGGGCTACCGGCGCATCTACCGCGACGGCACTCGAGCGTCACGCGAGTACGCGGGCGAGTTCCACGCGAGACTGAGGCCGGCGATGCTCCGCCACGGTTTCCGGCTGCCGGGGCCCGAGGTGCACGATCTGTTCGCGTTGCACGGTCGGCGCGGCAAGGGTTCCGAGGCTCCTGCGCCCAGGGCCGCGGCACCGACGCTGTTCTAG
- a CDS encoding phosphoenolpyruvate carboxylase has protein sequence MTTSEGSRRFDGFSRDDVRDAVDADLREDVSFLGNLLGRVLTESGGADLFDDVERVRRAVIDAYEGSPDASLAEAQRLVDALDQARAEQVARAFTCYFHLSNLAEEHHRVRVLEQRGATAGTASDSLPETLAQLVDEVGADEAHRRLAELRFHPVFTAHPTEARRRAVSATIRRISDLMTARDQAANPLESADIERRLLEDIDTLWRTSPIRTTRPTPLDEVRTAMNVFDQTLFEVVPRVYRLLDDRLQNGDAGLKPTVSPAFLRLGSWIGGDRDGNPHVTAEITEQAAGIAAEHVLRGLHRATSRIGATLTLDEADTPASPALAALAAEQEALSPKVAAGIGLRSPNETHRRALLFIAARIRATRKGSALAYSAPEQLLEELRIVQQSLREAGAHRSANGELQNLVWQVETFGFHLAELEVRQHSQVHRAALRDARAALAEHGSLDAEGVSLEPMTIEVLAVFRVIKGLQERYGVRAARRYIISFTQSSEDIATVFELARIAAGDGEPPVLDVIPLFETFADLNASTRILQEAVETADVQARLAATGRKLEVMLGYSDSSKDVGPVSATFALDDAQGRIARWADDNDIELTLFHGRGGAMGRGGGPANEAVMAQPPGSVDGRFKITEQGEVIFAQYGNKTIAARHIEQMAAATLMSSAPSNEERTSSAATRFAPLAATMDEASRAAFFGLVKAEGFAQWFAQVTPMEEVGLLALGSRPARRGLSVSSLEDLRAIPWVFAWSQARINLAGWFGLGSALEAVGDVELLRDAYASWPVFGAMIKNVEMSLAKTDDAIARQYLALAGRDDLAELVLDEMARTRDWVVKTSGHDDVLGDRPVLSRAVRLRSPYVDALSLLQLRALRGIRANTAEKDPTDSDHQLLLLTVNGVAAGLQNTG, from the coding sequence ATGACCACGAGTGAAGGGTCCCGGCGCTTCGACGGGTTCAGCCGCGACGACGTGCGCGACGCAGTCGACGCCGACCTCCGCGAAGACGTCTCGTTCCTCGGCAACCTCCTGGGCCGCGTCCTCACCGAATCGGGCGGGGCAGACCTGTTCGACGACGTCGAGCGCGTGCGGCGAGCGGTCATCGACGCCTACGAGGGCTCGCCCGACGCGTCGCTCGCCGAGGCACAGCGGCTGGTCGACGCACTCGACCAGGCTCGCGCCGAGCAGGTCGCCCGCGCCTTCACCTGCTACTTCCACCTCTCGAACCTCGCCGAGGAGCACCACCGCGTGCGCGTGCTCGAGCAGCGCGGCGCCACCGCGGGCACGGCGTCCGACTCGCTGCCGGAGACCCTCGCGCAGCTCGTCGACGAGGTCGGCGCCGACGAGGCCCACCGTCGTCTCGCCGAGCTCCGCTTCCACCCGGTCTTCACGGCGCATCCGACCGAGGCCCGACGCCGCGCGGTGTCGGCCACGATCCGGCGGATCAGCGACCTCATGACGGCCCGCGACCAGGCCGCGAATCCGCTCGAGTCGGCCGACATCGAGCGTCGCCTCCTCGAAGACATCGATACGCTCTGGCGCACGTCGCCCATCCGCACCACGCGCCCGACACCGCTCGACGAGGTCCGCACGGCGATGAACGTCTTCGACCAGACGCTCTTCGAGGTCGTACCTCGCGTGTACCGCCTGCTCGACGACCGCCTGCAGAACGGCGACGCCGGGCTCAAGCCGACCGTCTCGCCCGCGTTCCTGCGACTCGGCTCGTGGATCGGCGGCGACCGCGACGGCAACCCGCACGTGACGGCCGAGATCACCGAGCAGGCCGCCGGCATCGCGGCCGAGCACGTCCTCCGGGGCCTCCACCGGGCCACCAGCAGGATCGGGGCGACCCTCACCCTCGACGAGGCCGACACCCCCGCCTCCCCCGCACTGGCCGCCCTCGCCGCCGAGCAGGAGGCCCTCTCGCCCAAGGTCGCCGCCGGCATCGGCCTCCGCTCACCGAACGAGACGCACCGCCGCGCGCTGCTGTTCATCGCCGCGCGCATCCGCGCGACGCGGAAGGGCTCGGCGCTCGCCTACTCGGCGCCCGAGCAGCTCCTCGAGGAGCTCCGCATCGTGCAGCAGTCGCTCCGCGAGGCGGGCGCCCACCGGAGCGCGAACGGAGAGCTGCAGAACCTCGTGTGGCAGGTCGAGACGTTCGGCTTCCACCTCGCCGAGCTCGAGGTGCGCCAGCACTCGCAGGTGCACCGCGCCGCTCTCCGCGACGCCCGCGCGGCTCTCGCCGAGCACGGCTCACTGGACGCCGAGGGCGTCTCGCTCGAGCCGATGACCATCGAGGTCCTCGCGGTCTTCCGGGTCATCAAGGGGCTGCAGGAGCGCTACGGCGTCCGGGCCGCGAGGCGCTACATCATCTCGTTCACTCAGTCGTCGGAGGACATCGCCACGGTCTTCGAGCTGGCGCGCATCGCCGCGGGCGACGGCGAGCCTCCGGTGCTCGACGTGATCCCGCTGTTCGAGACGTTCGCCGACCTCAACGCGTCCACGCGGATCCTGCAGGAGGCCGTCGAGACCGCCGACGTGCAGGCTCGCCTGGCTGCCACGGGCCGCAAGCTCGAGGTCATGCTCGGCTACTCCGACTCGTCGAAGGACGTCGGCCCGGTGTCGGCGACCTTCGCGCTCGACGACGCCCAGGGCCGCATCGCCCGATGGGCCGACGACAACGACATCGAGCTCACCCTCTTCCACGGCCGCGGAGGCGCGATGGGCCGCGGCGGCGGACCGGCCAACGAGGCCGTCATGGCGCAGCCGCCTGGATCGGTGGACGGCCGCTTCAAGATCACCGAGCAGGGCGAGGTCATCTTCGCCCAGTACGGCAACAAGACCATCGCCGCCCGCCACATCGAGCAGATGGCGGCCGCGACGCTCATGTCGTCGGCTCCGTCGAACGAGGAGCGCACCTCGTCGGCGGCCACCCGGTTCGCCCCGCTCGCGGCGACCATGGACGAAGCCTCGCGCGCCGCCTTCTTCGGCCTGGTCAAGGCCGAGGGCTTCGCGCAGTGGTTCGCCCAGGTCACGCCGATGGAGGAGGTCGGGCTCCTCGCGCTCGGCTCCCGCCCCGCGCGCCGCGGCCTGTCGGTGTCGTCGCTCGAAGACCTCCGGGCGATCCCGTGGGTGTTCGCGTGGTCGCAGGCGCGCATCAACCTCGCCGGATGGTTCGGCCTCGGGTCGGCGCTGGAAGCCGTGGGCGACGTCGAACTCCTGCGCGACGCCTACGCCTCGTGGCCGGTCTTCGGCGCCATGATCAAGAACGTCGAGATGTCGCTCGCCAAGACCGACGACGCGATCGCCCGTCAGTACCTCGCGCTCGCCGGCCGGGACGACCTCGCCGAGCTCGTCCTGGACGAGATGGCGCGCACCCGCGACTGGGTCGTGAAGACCTCGGGCCACGACGACGTGCTGGGCGACCGGCCCGTGCTGTCGCGCGCGGTGCGCCTGCGTTCGCCCTACGTCGACGCGCTGTCGCTGCTGCAGCTGCGGGCTCTCCGTGGGATCCGGGCGAACACGGCCGAGAAGGACCCGACGGACTCGGACCACCAGCTGCTGCTGCTCACCGTCAACGGAGTGGCCGCCGGCCTTCAGAACACCGGCTGA
- a CDS encoding alpha/beta fold hydrolase → MNATENRSTTRFLQRPEGRIAYETQGTGPVVLMIPGMGDIRSTFRFLAPAVAEAGFTAVTADLRGHGDSDTSFTSYGDEATADDTIALLEHLGRPAVLVGNSMGAAVSVIVAARRPELVQGLAMIGPWARDPQNRSGLALLLFRAMLAPAWARPVWNSYLPSLYKGTKPVDFDAYRTDLSAALKRPGHAKAFSQTTHTTHTLSGELIASVHKPALVVMGALDPDWPDAPAEAAWVAGQLGAETLIVDDAGHYPHTQRPEVVHPAIVSFLHGLHLGA, encoded by the coding sequence ATGAACGCGACAGAGAACCGAAGCACCACCCGCTTCCTCCAGCGCCCCGAGGGGCGCATCGCCTACGAGACGCAGGGCACCGGCCCTGTCGTCCTGATGATCCCCGGCATGGGCGACATCCGCTCGACCTTCCGCTTCCTCGCGCCGGCCGTCGCCGAGGCCGGCTTCACCGCCGTCACCGCCGACCTCCGCGGGCACGGCGACAGCGACACCAGCTTCACGAGTTACGGCGACGAGGCGACAGCCGACGACACGATCGCCCTGCTCGAACACCTCGGCCGCCCGGCCGTGCTCGTCGGCAACTCCATGGGCGCCGCGGTGTCGGTCATCGTCGCCGCACGTCGCCCCGAGCTGGTCCAGGGTCTCGCGATGATCGGGCCGTGGGCCCGCGACCCGCAGAACCGGTCGGGTCTCGCCCTGCTCCTGTTCCGTGCGATGCTCGCCCCCGCGTGGGCTCGCCCGGTCTGGAACTCCTACCTGCCGAGCCTCTACAAGGGCACCAAGCCGGTCGACTTCGACGCGTACCGCACCGACCTCTCGGCCGCCCTCAAGCGCCCGGGCCACGCGAAGGCGTTCTCGCAGACGACTCACACGACGCACACGCTGTCCGGTGAACTCATCGCGAGCGTCCACAAGCCCGCTCTCGTCGTCATGGGCGCGCTCGACCCCGACTGGCCCGACGCACCCGCCGAGGCCGCGTGGGTCGCCGGGCAGCTCGGCGCCGAGACCCTCATCGTCGACGACGCCGGCCACTACCCGCACACGCAGCGGCCCGAGGTCGTGCACCCCGCGATCGTCTCGTTCCTGCACGGGCTGCACCTCGGTGCCTAG